The following proteins come from a genomic window of Aspergillus oryzae RIB40 DNA, chromosome 4:
- a CDS encoding uncharacterized protein (predicted protein), which yields MDLTSTRYDGWKELGHSKNISRRANKFFFFFSKSSSTSTAETHLNFNGSEWKQQTKITSYMVGPAQVFNITPGLWDDSGVRRTFPNLLKGENDTSLGLVRVSKILVGYEVSLKIRFAESLKTQVRNMVSQA from the exons ATGGACCTTACCTCAACCAGATACGATGGCTGGAAAGAGCTTGGACATTCCAAAAACATCTCTAGGCGGGCAAAcaagttctttttcttcttcagcaagtCAAGCAGTACTAGTACCGCTGAAACACACCTTAACTTTAACGGGAGTGAGTGGAAACAGCAGACAAAGATCACGTCGTATATGGTTGGGCCTGCACAGGTGTTCAACATCACACCTGGCTTATG GGATGACAGTGGTGTCCGGAGGACATTTCCTAACCTACTTAAGGGTGAAAATGACACTTCACTTGGTCTAGTCCGCGTCTCCAAGATTCTCGTCGGTTACGAAGTGTCGCTGAAGATTCGTTTCGCTGAATCTCTTAAGACTCAGGTAAGAAACATGGTGAGCCAGGCCTAA
- a CDS encoding uncharacterized protein (beta-galactosidase): MWLQLRFLRSCSLLLLINLVVICGFADGSLKGELNAVNSNHNERSEPPQTRATWDQHSLMINDERIMIFSGEFHPFRLPVPGLWLDVFQKIKSMGFNGVSFYTDWGLLEGNPGNVMVGDNGINNDTDIWNLDEFFVAASEAGIYLIARPGPYINAETSAGGIPGWVLRIKGAIRSMSPDYATIVHHQRISSL, translated from the exons ATGTGGTTACAGTTGCGCTTCCTGCGTTCCTGCTCACTACTCTTGCTCATTAATCTAGTAGTGATATGTGGATTTGCCGACGGATCCCTAAAGGGGGAGTTAAATGCAGTTAATTCTAACCATAATGAGAGGTCGGAGCCCCCTCAAACTAGG GCTACCTGGGATCAACACTCTCTCATGATTAACGATGAACGCATCATGATCTTTTCGGGCGAATTCCACCCTTTCCGCCTTCCTGTTCCCGGATTATGGCTCGATGTCTTCCAAAAGATCAAAAGCATGGGTTTCAATGGCGTCTCCTTCTACACCGACTGGGGCCTTTTGGAAGGCAACCCTGGAAATGTTATGGTCGGCGACAACGGTATTAACAATGACACCGATATCTGGAATCTTGATGAGTTCTTTGTTGCTGCATCTGAAGCTGGGATCTATCTCATCGCGCGACCCGGTCCATATATCAATGCTGAAACTTCTGCTGGGGGCATTCCTGGATGGGTCCTACGTATCAAAGGGGCCATTCGATCAATGAGTCCAGATTAT GCAACTATAGTTCACCATCAAAGGATCTCATCATTGTGA
- a CDS encoding uncharacterized protein (predicted protein): protein MEQTTRIRKRVPKSCRRCHRRKQRCVGFPTCANCNAANEPCIRLETSPSWHHAMSKGALAQRIEALEAHLSAITEGLPSNIREQPIESPERTPSALGEQTEREPREKSRATAYFGPSSGVTLTESLSTIVKDGAWTDRSIPIHGTEHHEPLSPAPTAEQGKAAAPDDTLGRQLLDAYFINMHTRQPFINCAEILQLHSRRYDAPGTGQLEQYGMFKLFMVYAIGAAMLQQLTEQYESTTASAYFATAMQFDSTLRDSLSIMGIEGRVLMVIYELRSSSSSSVWYNIGMAMRICIDLGMHRESHYRTLEPLEAQLRRRLFWSVYVIERHVSWSLGRPFSIAEDEIDVQIPVDIDDPTSRYFGVEHAMGDLSSDIAHGTNIPTIRRFIATVHLQRIMSRLHTKIYRVDRNMPDLIPEISPLLASLEEYKRGLPALQPEDNDFIQMHWYNCVRALLQPFLSILDPEDDLIRTCLHASGQMCQLFKRSQQNGLSGYSFLLANSVYIAGLTMCCSFCLFRSPQLWRMSVANDLRACSSAIFAMAERKSSFRKYRDDLENMINRAMAFVDDASSHNLCISNQPAAGVEGSSGSHFANLENSKDPMASTLGLQSAAILEAQEQEDSFNAQNPFADMSLEDFWTGENLNFPTLDVFGFGWDSLGS from the exons ATGGAACAGACGACGAGAATCCGGAAAAGAGTTCCAAAATCCTGTCGTCGCTGCCATCGACGAAAACAACGCTGTGTAGGATTCCCCACCTGCGCCAACTGCAACGCGGCAAATGAACCTTGTATACGCTTGGAGACGTCTCCATCTTGGCATCATGCGATGTCCAAGGGCGCATTGGCGCAGCGAATTGAAGCTTTGGAAGCGCATCTTTCTGCCATAACTGAAGGTTTACCATCCAACATCAGGGAGCAGCCTATTGAATCGCCAGAGCGTACGCCGTCTGCACTTGGAGAACAGACCGAGAGAGAACCTAGAGAGAAGAGCAGGGCGACTGCATACTTTGGGCCTTCATCTGGCGTGACTCTTACGGAGAGCTTGAGTACTATTGTTAAGGATGGCGCCTGGACCGATAGATCGATTCCGATTCATGGTACCGAACATCATGAACCACTATCGCCGGCTCCCACGGCTGAGCAGGGCAAGGCTGCGGCACCTGACGATACGCTCGGGAGGCAGCTCCTTGATGCATACTTCATTAACATGCACACGCGACAACCATTTATCAACTGTGCGGAGATTCTTCAGCTACACTCTAGACGATACGATGCGCCCGGCACCGGTCAGCTAGAACAATACGGAATGTTCAAACTATTTATGGTGTATGCTATTGGAGCAGCGATGCTACAGCAGCTCACTGAACAGTACGAGTCGACGACGGCGAGCGCATATTTTGCTACTGCAATGCAATTTGATAGTACGCTGCGAGACTCGCTGTCTATTATGGGTATCGAAGGGCGGGTGTTGATGGTCATATATGAGCTACGATCGAGCTCTAGCTCAAGCGTGTGGTACAACATCGGTATGGCGATGCGGATATGCATCGACCTGGGTATGCACCGCGAATCGCACTACAGGACACTGGAACCATTGGAGGCGCAGTTGCGCCGAAGGCTATTTTGGAGTGTATACGTGATCGAGCGACATGTATCATGGTCCCTCGGACGGCCATTCAGTATAGCAGAGGACGAAATCGATGTACAGATCcccgttgatattgatgaccCGACTAGCAGGTATTTTGGGGTAGAGCACGCCATGGGTGACTTATCTTCGGATATTGCGCATGGGACAAATATACCGACCATCAGACGGTTTATTGCGACAGTGCACTTGCAACGGATCATGTCCCGCCTTCATACCAAAATTTACCGCGTGGACAGAAACATGCCTGATTTAATTCCGGAAATATCCCCATTGTTGGCCTCGCTGGAGGAGTACAAGAGAGGCTTGCCTGCCTTACAGCCAGAAGACAATGACTTTATCCAAATGCATTGGTATAATTGTGTTCGCGCGCTGCTGCAGCCATTTCTGAGTATTCtcgacccagaagatgacCTCATCAGAACTTGCCTGCACGCATCGGGGCAAATGTGCCAATTGTTCAAGCGTTCGCAACAAAACGGCCTATCGGGGTACTCTTTCCTCTTAGCAAATTCGGTTTATATTGCCGGACTCACAATGTG CTGTAGCTTTTGCTTGTTCCGATCTCCACAACTATGGAGGATGAGTGTGGCAAATGATCTCCGTGCGTGCTCATCCGCCATATTTGCCATGGCTGAGCGGAAATCCAGCTTTAGGAAATACCGCGACGACTTGGAGAATATGATCAACCGAGCTATGGCCTTTGTCGATGACGCATCGTCCCATAACTTGTGTATATCTAACCAGCCAGCAGCAGGCGTAGAAGGATCATCGGGATCTCATTTCGCCAACCTTGAAAATTCCAAGGATCCCATGGCGAGTACACTCGGTCTACAAAGTGCAGCCATTTTAGAggctcaagagcaagaggatTCTTTTAATGCACAAAATCCATTCGCAGATATGTCCTTAGAAGACTTCTGGACTGGCGAGAATCTTAATTTTCCTACATTGGATGTGTTTGGCTTTGGTTGGGATAGCTTAGGTTCGTAG
- a CDS encoding uncharacterized protein (predicted protein): protein MVKSLLVSGLFAATALAASRMTAPAGAIVVAKSGGDYDTFSAAVNALSTTETATQTIFIEEGTYDEQVYIPSLAGKLIIYGQTEDDTTYTGNLVNITHNIKLADVANDDETATVRNHSPNSSIYNLNIINTCGQVCHQALAVSAYGNGQGYYGCQFTGYQDTLLAQSGNQVYAHNLIEGAVDFIFGQHARAWFQDCDIRVLKGPSSGYITANGRSSETDTSYYVIHKSSVAAADGNDVPSGTYYLGRPWSQYARVLFQETSMTDVINSAGWSVWSTTQANTENVTFAEYGNTGAGAEGTRASFSEKLSEPVAISTILGSDWAQWVDTSYIN from the exons ATGGTGAAATCACTTTTGGTGTCTGGTCTCTTTGCCGCAACGGCTCTGGCCGCGAGCCGCATGACAGCTCCTGCTGGTGCGATCGTCGTTGCCAAGTCTGGGGGTGACTATGATACG TTTAGCGCCGCCGTTAATGCCCTGAGCACTACCGAGACCGCGACGCAGACTATCTTCATTGAGGAAGGTACCTACGACGAACAGGTGTACATCCCGTCGTTGGCTGGAAAGCTGATCATCTACGGTCAGACAGAGGA TGACACCACCTACACGGGCAACCTCGTCAACATCACCCATAACATTAAGTTGGCTGACGTCGCCAATGATGACGAGACTG CAACCGTTCGTAACCACTCCCCCAACTCGTCCATCTACAacctcaacatcatcaacacctgCGGCCAAGTCTGCCACCAGGCCTTGGCCGTGAGCGCCTACGGCAATGGCCAGGGATACTACGGATGCCAGTTCACCGGGTACCAGG ATACTCTTCTTGCCCAAAGCGGAAACCAGGTCTACGCCCACAATCTCATCGAGGGTGCCGT tgacttcatcttcggccAGCACGCCCGTGCCTGGTTCCAAGATTGCGACATCCGTGTCCTGAAGGGCCCCAGCTCCGGCTACATCACCGCCAACGGTCGCTCCTCTGAAACCGACACGTCCTACTACGTAATTCACAAATCCTCCGTCGCAGCCGCCGATGGCAATGATGTCCCGTCTGGTACCTACTATCTCG GTCGCCCATGGTCCCAGTACGCCCGCgtcctcttccaggagacCTCCATGACTGATGTAATTAACTCTGCTGGCTGGTCTGTATGGTCGACTACCCAGGCTAACACTGAGAATGTTACCTTTGCCGAATATGGCAACACTGGTGCTGGAGCAGAGGGTACGCGTGCTAGTTTCTCTGAGAAGCTGAGTGAGCCCGTTGCTATCTCGACCATTTTGGGCTCGGATTGGGCACAGTGGGTTGATACTAGCTATATCAACTAA
- a CDS encoding TauD/TfdA dioxygenase family protein (predicted protein), with protein sequence MTVQTTTMQPTKRQHSSGSLDSFHPIMSSVFVTWPLWVGITKNLSLKTMLTLAVAERGVVFFRAQDNLTNDLQKELILRMGELTGRPSTHGLHIHPVTNDAREFGDPDPQISTINSEGRKTLYKGSDYTKMAAVWHSDISFEKAPADFSSLRLVQLPKTGGDTLWASGYEIYDRISKPYRAFLETLSATHAGVGFMRLAQTGKFHLYEKERGAPVNVGGDLTAVHPVVRTNPITGWKSIFPIGKAQSPCCIDGLTRRESASMLQSVSNGTALMTLVGVYVPYILHCELTGLAIWDNRSVFHTATGDHEGFGPRSGNRAVGVGEVPYFDPSSKSRREDLGIEGDLAPCHW encoded by the exons ATGACTGTCCAAACGACCACCATGCAGCCAACAAAGCGCCAGCACAGCTCAGGCTCTCTTGACAGCTTTCATCCAATCATG AGCAGCGTGTTCGTGACTTGGCCATTATGGGTGGGTATCACCAAGAATCTATCACTCAAGACCATGCTGACACTAGCAGTCGCCGAACGCGgtgttgttttcttccgtGCCCAAGATAATCTTACAAACGATTTACAAAAAGAGCTGATCCTACGCATGGGCGAGTTGACCGGTCGCCCGTCCACTCATGGCCTGCACATTCATCCCGTCACCAATGATGCACGCGAATTCGGTGACCCAGATCCTCAAATCAGCACTATCAACTCCGAAGGCCGTAAAACCCTCTATAAGGGATCCGACTACACCAAGATGGCGGCAGTCTGGCACAGCGACATCTCGTTTGAGAAAGCTCCCGCGGATTTTTCGAGTCTCCGACTGGTGCAGTTGCCCAAAACTGGGGGTGACACGCTTTGGGCCTCTGGTTATGAGATCTATGATCGCATCAGTAAGCCATACCGGGCGTTCCTGGAGACTTTGTCAGCCACACATGCAGGTGTCGGCTTTATGAGGTTGGCTCAGACGGGCAAGTTCCATTTGTATGAAAAGGAACGTGGAGCCCCCGTCAATGTTGGTGGGGACCTAACGGCTGTTCATCCGGTCGTAAGGACAAACCCGATTACAGGATGGAAATCGATTTTCCCTATCGGTAAGGCACAATCTCCGTGTTGT ATCGATGGGTTGACTCGCAGAGAGAGCGCCAGCATGCTGCA GTCCGTTTCAAATGGAACAGCCCTAATGACATTGGTAGGTGTCTATGTACCCTATATTTTACACTGTGAACTGACTGGTCTAGCGATCTGGGACAATCGCAGCGTCTTTCATACCGCGACGGGCGACCATGAAGGATTCGGCCCACGAAGTGGTAACCGGGCTGTGGGAGTGGGCGAGGTTCCGTACTTTGATCCCAGTAGCAAATCGCGCAGAGAGGATTTGGGAATTGAAGGTGACCTTGCTCCCTGTCATTGGTAG
- a CDS encoding uncharacterized protein (predicted protein) encodes MVSKPLLTQLLLLFSIFGSGSLARRGGGGDNDSNNDSDSSDGSGSSSGSSGCGTTNNLLTTTYIVPNNAWNWTSQGSRSADASPTIYDGSYFQGEGYISYNITGGSRCRDANGELRILGYAWVGPQPPYPTGPLNPFIVGFKAWESDKPVNEIHTSYNPIKWTEDSVCPMEPDLVRIATTRGWIDLTAHTSGASDVMIMNVSMDSAKSTAVSFNATTASNPEPAIDGGEGLIRLPGRTCSSYGISMGWPSTTSLNGSVTNTTLDLRFVGSGNTSSDYKNYRGTEDELHIEFMGWYRWQDRDMGTPLS; translated from the exons ATGGTGTCAAAACCCCTTCTCACCCAgctcctgcttctcttctctatctTCGGGAGCGGGTCCCTAGCCAgacgaggcggaggaggcgaTAATGACAGCAACAACGACAGCGACAGCAGTGATGGAAGCGGCAGCAGTTCAGGTTCATCCGGATGCGGAACCACAAACAACCTCCTAACAACAACATACATTGTCCCCAACAACGCCTGGAACTGGACATCCCAAGGCAGTAGATCCGCCGACGCCAGCCCAACAATATACGACGGCAGTTATTTCCAGGGCgaaggatatatatcctaCAACATCACCGGCGGATCACGATGTCGTGACGCAAACGGGGAGCTTCGGATCCTAGGATACGCCTGGGTTGGACCACAACCGCCCTATCCTACCGGGCCCTTGAACCCCTTTATCGTTGGGTTCAAGGCGTGGGAATCCGACAAGCCGGTTAATGAGATCCACACGTCTTATAATCCGATTAAATGGACAGAGGATAGTGTTTGTCCTATGGAGCCGGATCTCGTTCGCATCGCTACGACTAGAGGTTGGATTGACTTGACGGCTCATACGTCTGGTGCCTCGGATGTGATGATCATGAATGTTTCTATGGATTCAGCGAAGTCAACCGCCGTGAGTTTCAATGCTACTACTGCTTCTAACCCGGAACCGGCGATTGATGGGGGCGAGGGGTTGATTCGTCTTCCTGGGCGTACTTGTTCATCATACGGGATAAGCATGGGCTGGCCCTCTACCACGAGTTTGAATGGATCTGTGACGAACACTACCCTGGATCTTCGATTTGTGGGTTCGGGTAACACATCGTCTGATTATAAGAATTATAGAGGTACTGAGGATGAATTGCACATTGAATTCA TGGGTTGGTACCGCTGGCAAGACAGGGACATGGGCACCCCACTATCCTGA
- a CDS encoding uncharacterized protein (predicted protein), whose translation MVQYTPCWRPRPFFIYLKAVTVKTITQEQKAEIRQAIKEQIEAEEQRNIAKASALVAWKNDPDAQANHRTFQDWAIDNADSYLELEEQVILTSGQVDLQSKYYGALAGTLREKLENLAADTKYSNPGYNMPCFIRDYAIDEAAIDADRRVEDIDGRYLVYQPLYTIDG comes from the exons ATGGTTCAATATACGCCATGCTGGCGGCCACGTCCTTTTTTCAT TTATCTGAAGGCCGTGACAGTCAAGACTATCAcccaggaacagaaggctGAGATCAGACAAGCGATCAAAGAGCAGATAGAAGCCGAGGAACAGAGAAATATCGCAAAGGCTTCCGCTCTAGTAGCCTGGAAGAATGATCCCGACGCTCAGGCCAACCATAGAACTTTTCAAGATTGGGCTATTGACAATGCTGATTCTTActtggagctggaagagcaggTTATCCTGACTTCAGGCCAAGTAGATCTTCAGAGTAAGTACTATGGAGCATTGGCAGGAACGCTCCGGGAGAAGCTGGAAAACTTGGCAGCGGATACGAAGTACAGTAACCCAGG GTATAATATGCCATGCTTCATTCGCGACTACGCCATTGACGAGGCGGCCATCGATGCAGATCGCAGGGTGGAAGACATAGATGGGCGGTATCTTGTTTATCAGCCCCTTTACACCATTGACGGATAG
- a CDS encoding uncharacterized protein (uncharacterized conserved protein), producing the protein MSARVLEIDGQFLYMPGCMIISFDDASTHTTEVKLVRSHQGVDLSRLSDVHQIYKEVIHDVIGVEEATQRLEEIMKRPDKYPVWLLILIHGFASASVGPFAFNARPIDMPIAFVLGCLLGILQLVLSPRSYLYSNVFEISAAVLTSFLARAFGSIRYNGERLFCFSALAQSSIALILPGYMVLCASLELQSRSIVAGSVRMVYAIIYSLFLGFGITIGTAVYGLLDSDASSDYTCPASPITNEYLQHFPFVIPFTICLALVNHAKLKQIPVMIVIAFAGYVTNYFGSKRFYSSTQVSNALGAFVIGVMGNLYSRLRHGFAAAAMLPAIFVLVPSGLAASGSLISGIASAEQITSKITPYSVVANGTQGFVDAAKNMTTTTSNDQFHGVVFDIGYGMVQVAIGFTVGLFLAALVVYPLGKKRSGLFSF; encoded by the coding sequence ATGTCTGCGCGCGTTCTGGAGATCGACGGTCAATTCTTGTATATGCCGGGCTGTATGATTATTTCCTTTGACGATGCGTCTACCCACACTACCGAAGTCAAGCTGGTCCGCTCTCACCAGGGTGTTGACCTGAGTCGACTGTCCGACGTACATCAAATCTACAAGGAGGTGATTCACGACGTCATAGGCGTCGAGGAAGCTACGCAGCGGCTCGAGGAGATCATGAAGAGACCGGACAAGTACCCGGTTTGGCTCCTGATTTTGATTCACGGTTTCGCCAGCGCCAGCGTCGGGCCCTTTGCCTTTAATGCCCGCCCCATTGACATGCCCATCGCTTTCGTGTTGGGATGTCTCCTGGGTATTCTACAACTGGTCCTGTCTCCTCGGTCCTATCTCTACTCAAATGTTTTCGAGATCTCGGCAGCGGTCTTGACGTCATTCCTAGCCAGGGCTTTCGGAAGCATTCGCTACAACGGTGAACgtctcttctgcttctcagcTTTGGCGCAATCGTCGATTGCCCTCATCCTGCCCGGATACATGGTACTGTGCGCTAGCCTGGAGCTACAATCACGCAGTATCGTCGCGGGCTCCGTCCGCATGGTTTACGCCATCATCTACTCCCTGTTCCTTGGATTCGGTATCACAATTGGCACCGCTGTATATGGCCTCTTGGATAGCGACGCATCCTCCGATTACACATGCCCCGCCAGTCCGATCACCAACGAATACCTCCAACATTTCCCCTTCGTCATTCCTTTCACCATCTGCCTTGCCCTTGTCAACCACGCCAAGTTGAAGCAAATCCCGGTGATGATCGTCATTGCTTTCGCGGGGTATGTCACCAACTATTTCGGCTCCAAGCGATTCTATTCAAGCACACAAGTGTCCAATGCGTTGGGCGCCTTCGTGATCGGCGTCATGGGAAACCTCTACAGCCGACTGCGCCACGGATTCGCAGCGGCCGCAATGCTACCTGCTATCTTTGTTCTAGTCCCATCCGGTCTTGCAGCCAGCGGATCCCTGATCTCCGGGATCGCATCGGCAGAGCAAATCACCAGCAAAATCACACCCTACTCTGTCGTTGCCAACGGCACACAGGGATTCGTGGATGCAGCAAAGAACATGACCACAACAACAAGCAACGATCAATTCCACGGAGTCGTCTTCGACATCGGATACGGCATGGTCCAGGTCGCAATCGGCTTCACCGTCGGTCTTTTCCTCGCTGCATTGGTCGTGTATCCGCTTGGAAAGAAACGCAGCGGACTGTTCAGCTTTTAA
- a CDS encoding beta galactosidase jelly roll domain-containing protein (beta-galactosidase) gives MGYDEEAPGTDAIKFPRGILDYSLSGHEHQSDLRWKMTGNLGGEQYHDLIRGPLNEGAMFAERQGYHLPQPPSDTWETRSPFTKGIEKSGVGFFTTSFPLNLPKGYDIPLRFVFAFNGSTNVVHTRNYRCQLYVNGFQFGKFVNNLGPQTDFPVPEGILNYNGNNHIAVTLWGLDGGAVLGPEGLQLVASRPIWSGYRKPTAVEWPGYVKRRGAY, from the exons ATGGGGTACGACGAGGAGGCCCCAGGCACAGACGCTATTAAGTTCCCTCGCGGCATCTTGGACTACTCCCTTTCTGGCCATGAGCATCAATCCGACCTCCGCTGGAAGATGACGGGAAACCTTGGTGGCGAGCAGTATCACGATCTCATCCGTGGTCCTCTCAACGAAGGAGCTATGTTCGCCGAACGACAGGGCTATCATCTACCCCAACCTCCGAGCGATACATGGGAAACACGAAGTCCGTTTACGAAAGGGATTGAGAAGTCAGGGGTCGGGTTCTTCACTACATCCTTTCCCCTGAATCTGCCTAAAGGGTACGACATTCCATTACGGTTTGTATTCGCATTTAATGGCTCAACGAACGTCGTACATACGCGCAATTATCGCTGCCAGCTCTATGTTAATGGCTTTCAATTTGGGAAGTTTG TCAATAATCTCGGCCCGCAAACAGATTTCCCTGTGCCCGAGGGAATTCTCAACTACAACGGGAACAACCATATAGCAGTTACACTGTGGGGCCTGGACGGTGGAGCGGTGCTTGGGCCAGAGGGCTTACAACTTGTGGCGTCGCGGCCTATTTGGTCAGGGTATCGGAAACCAACCGCGGTGGAGTGGCCAGGATAtgtgaagagaaggggggcATACTGA
- a CDS encoding alpha-keto acid decarboxylase family protein (thiamine pyrophosphate-requiring enzyme), with amino-acid sequence MEGETLPLAQYLFKRLRQLGVDSIFGVPGDYNLTLLDHIVPSGLKWVGNCNELNAGYAADGYSRIKEIGAVVTTFGVGELSAINAIAGAYAERAPVVHIVGTPMRASQESRALIHHTFNDGDYQRFDAIQEHVTVAQVSLNDHRTAPSEIDRILLQCLLHSRPVRIAIPVDMVPVLVPVAGLSSKIQIPPAVRQPQVEEAALSAVLKRIYSSKKPMILVDGETRSFGMHGRVNHLVRTISWPTFTSGFGKGLVDETLPNVYGVCTLAYKAFVDSCDLVLVFGPHFSNTNSYNYLLKPADEKSVLLSPNSIQVNKDVFRDLPVGYFIEQLTQQLDISKIPTHKHDLVHPSLRTLPEVSPTDLVTQTGGFWKRFSPFLRTGDIILGETGTPGYGVNDFILPPQTRLFKPATWLSIGYMLPAALGASHAQRDLVISNKYHSVSNPRTILFIGDGSFQMTVQELGTIIHQKLNVIIFLINNDGYTIERCIHGRSQAYNDIAPWRYLKAAEFFGADQEGEYKALTWEVRTWADLDRVLNDSQLANGKGLRMVEVFMERLDAPDVLMGLLNNQVLRENAQSRL; translated from the exons atggaaggggaaactCTACCCCTCGCCCAATATCTGTTCAAGCGTCTGCGCCAATTGGGTGTAGACTCTATCTTCGGCGTACCCGGTGACTACAACTTGACACTTCTAGATCATATCGTGCCATCCGGACTCAAATGGGTGGGAAACTGCAACGAGCTAAATGCAGGCTATGCTGCGGATGGCTACTCTCGGATCAAAG AAATTGGCGCGGTGGTGACCACGTTTGGCGTTGGCGAGCTGTCAGCCATTAATGCTATTGCAGGAGCCTACGCAGAGAGAGCCCCAGTTGTGCATATTGTTGGAACACCCATGCGCGCCTCGCAAGAGTCGCGCGCATTGATCCATCACACATTCAATGATGGTGATTATCAGCGATTTGACGCTATACAGGAACATGTCACTGTAGCGCAGGTCAGCCTGAACGATCATCGCACGGCACCTTCCGAGATTGATAGGATTCTGCTGCAATGTCTGTTGCACAGTCGACCTGTTCGTATCGCTATTCCTGTTGACATGGTGCCCGTGCTTGTTCCTGTAGCGGGCTTGTCGTCGAAGATCCAAATTCCGCCCGCCGTGCGCCAGCCacaggtggaggaagcagccCTTAGTGCTGTCCTCAAACGAatctacagcagcaagaAGCCGATGATTCTGGTCGACGGAGAGACAAGATCGTTCGGCATGCACGGCAGAGTAAATCACCTAGTCAGGACGATAAGCTGGCCAACATTTACATCTGGGTTTGGCAAGGGCCTAGTCGATGAAACATTACCCAACGTCTACGGAGTTTGTACGCTTGCCTACAAAGCTTTCGTCGACTCCTGCGATTTAGTTCTGGTTTTCGGACCACActtcagcaacaccaacTCCTACAATTACTTGTTAAAACCAGCGGACGAGAAATCTGTTCTGCTTAGTCCCAACTCGATCCAGGTTAACAAAGATGTCTTTCGCGACCTTCCAGTCGGATATTTCATTGAGCAGCTCACCCAACAACTCGATATATCCAAAATACCGACACATAAACATGACCTTGTCCACCCATCACTCAGGACACTCCCCGAAGTGTCCCCTACCGATCTAGTCACACAGACCGGGGGCTTCTGGAAGCGATTCTCACCCTTTTTGCGAACTGGAGACATTATCCTCGGTGAGACCGGAACACCAGGCTACGGCGTCAACGACTTCATACTACCCCCACAAACCCGTCTCTTCAAACCAGCCACCTGGCTATCAATCGGATACATGCTTCCAGCCGCACTAGGAGCAAGCCACGCACAGCGCGATCTAGTCATCTCCAACAAATACCACAGTGTATCTAACCCTCGCACGATCCTATTCATCGGCGACGGCAGCTTCCAAATGACCGTCCAAGAGCTTGGTACCATCATCCATCAAAAGCTCAATGTCATAATCTTTCTAATCAACAACGACGGATACACCATCGAAAGGTGTATCCACGGCCGCAGCCAGGCATATAATGATATTGCTCCATGGCGGTACCTCAAAGCCGCAGAGTTCTTCGGCGCAGACCAGGAGGGCGAGTATAAGGCATTGACATGGGAAGTCCGGACCTGGGCGGATTTGGATCGCGTATTGAATGATTCACAGCTGGCTAATGGGAAGGGGTTGCGGATGGTGGAAGTTTTTATGGAGAGGCTTGATGCGCCGGATGTATTGATGGGTTTGTTAAATAATCAGGTTTTGAGGGAGAATGCGCAGAGTAGGCTTTGA